The following proteins come from a genomic window of Paenibacillus swuensis:
- a CDS encoding alcohol dehydrogenase catalytic domain-containing protein, which translates to MKAAVLEALDQMVVKDLPVPEVDDDSILMKVEAVGICGSDIRIYHHGNARVQLPQVLGHEASGRVEAVGKNVKRFKAGDRISLGADVPCGECIFCEAGQGNNCQINYAMGYQFAGSFAEYVLLNKMVVNYGPIHKIADHVTFEEAALAEPLACVLNGLELSNVNIGDTVVVLGAGPIGCMLCEVARNMGARVILVNRSRPRLEMAKKIDAAHVYICAAEENSIERVLEETGGLGAEVVITCNPSPEAQSDAIYMARNRGRVNLFGGLPKDRSKVTIDTNIIHYKELFVHGAHGSLPRHHRQAVELINNGTIDMKKYATDQFKLEHINEAIAKAESHEGFRVIVKP; encoded by the coding sequence ATGAAAGCAGCGGTACTGGAAGCATTGGATCAGATGGTTGTAAAGGATTTGCCCGTTCCCGAGGTGGATGACGACAGCATTCTGATGAAAGTGGAAGCGGTAGGCATTTGCGGTTCGGATATTCGGATTTATCACCATGGCAACGCCCGGGTCCAATTGCCGCAAGTGTTGGGTCACGAGGCATCGGGCCGCGTTGAAGCGGTCGGCAAGAATGTGAAGCGGTTCAAGGCGGGAGACCGCATATCCCTTGGCGCGGATGTGCCGTGCGGCGAATGCATCTTTTGCGAAGCAGGGCAAGGCAACAACTGCCAAATCAACTATGCGATGGGATACCAGTTTGCGGGGAGCTTTGCGGAATACGTTCTTTTGAACAAAATGGTTGTCAATTACGGTCCGATTCACAAAATCGCCGATCATGTCACGTTCGAGGAAGCCGCCCTGGCTGAGCCGTTAGCATGCGTGTTGAACGGTCTGGAACTCTCAAATGTCAACATTGGCGACACCGTTGTCGTCCTTGGCGCGGGTCCCATCGGATGTATGCTGTGCGAAGTCGCGCGTAACATGGGGGCAAGGGTCATTCTGGTGAACCGTTCCCGACCGCGGCTGGAGATGGCCAAGAAGATTGATGCCGCCCATGTGTATATTTGCGCCGCGGAAGAAAACAGCATCGAGCGTGTGCTGGAAGAAACCGGCGGTTTGGGAGCGGAAGTGGTCATCACTTGCAATCCATCCCCGGAAGCCCAATCCGATGCGATCTACATGGCTCGCAACCGCGGCCGCGTCAATCTGTTCGGCGGATTGCCGAAGGACCGCTCCAAAGTGACGATTGACACCAATATCATTCACTATAAGGAATTGTTCGTGCATGGCGCGCATGGGTCATTGCCAAGACATCACCGCCAGGCCGTGGAGCTGATTAACAACGGCACGATCGATATGAAGAAGTACGCGACGGATCAATTCAAGCTGGAGCACATTAACGAAGCGATTGCCAAAGCGGAGAGCCACGAAGGCTTCCGTGTCATTGTGAAGCCCTAA
- the rpe gene encoding ribulose-phosphate 3-epimerase, whose protein sequence is MAGKISPSMMCADFRRLEDQVRELEQAGVEYLHWDIMDGRFVPNFTLGPDLMNCVRELTAIPFDLHLMMERPEDHLHLFDIRPGDIVSVHQESTTHLQRTLQAIRERGAKAAVALNPATPVYTVEHVLDDIDVLLIMTVNPGFAGQKLVPATLKKLSNVKTYLAAQGYPDIEIEVDGNVSWENAVRMREAGADIFVAGTSSIFRKGENIQELTKQFRDCIA, encoded by the coding sequence ATGGCAGGCAAAATCTCCCCCTCCATGATGTGCGCGGATTTCCGGCGTCTGGAGGATCAAGTGCGCGAGCTGGAGCAGGCTGGCGTTGAATATTTGCATTGGGACATTATGGACGGACGATTCGTTCCTAATTTCACATTAGGTCCGGATCTGATGAACTGTGTGAGGGAACTGACGGCGATTCCGTTCGATCTGCATCTGATGATGGAGCGTCCTGAGGATCATCTTCACCTGTTCGACATCCGGCCGGGCGACATCGTTTCCGTCCATCAGGAGTCCACAACCCACTTGCAGCGCACACTGCAGGCCATTCGCGAGCGCGGGGCGAAGGCAGCCGTTGCGTTAAATCCGGCGACACCTGTTTATACCGTGGAGCATGTGTTGGATGACATCGATGTGCTGCTCATCATGACGGTCAACCCCGGCTTCGCCGGTCAGAAGCTAGTGCCGGCCACGCTAAAGAAGCTTTCCAACGTCAAGACTTATTTGGCGGCGCAAGGCTACCCCGATATTGAGATTGAAGTCGACGGCAATGTAAGCTGGGAGAACGCCGTGCGGATGCGCGAGGCCGGCGCGGATATCTTCGTGGCGGGTACGTCCAGTATTTTCCGCAAGGGCGAGAATATCCAGGAACTCACGAAGCAGTTCAGAGATTGCATCGCTTAA
- a CDS encoding galactitol-1-phosphate 5-dehydrogenase, with protein MKAAVLHGISDLRVEDIGMPSPGAGEVLVKVRACGVCGSDIPRVFTKGTYSFPTVPGHEFAGEISAVGEGVDASLIGMRAAVFPLLPCRSCPSCEIGDYATCSNYDYMGSRSDGAFAEYIACPLWNIVPAPAALSYEEIAMAEPAAVAIHALRQAKIDIGDAVFISGAGPIGIMLGLWAKAWGASRVLLADIDPEKLAFAREQGFEHTVNAFEQDVQAWVRSVTNDRGADVCVEGAGSSPSWENCLKAARSGGRVVLMGNPAGEMKLSQNGYWEILRKQLTVSGTWNSSYASMPKNEWKLALDFMVAGRLNLKGLITHRTDLDGLREAMEMMRDRTAFYNKVMYTNLS; from the coding sequence ATGAAAGCAGCTGTTCTGCACGGCATTTCCGACTTGAGGGTAGAGGACATCGGCATGCCGTCACCGGGGGCCGGTGAAGTTCTCGTAAAGGTCCGCGCCTGCGGCGTATGCGGCTCCGACATTCCGCGCGTCTTCACGAAAGGCACGTATTCGTTCCCAACGGTGCCGGGACATGAATTCGCGGGAGAAATATCGGCTGTCGGCGAGGGCGTCGACGCCTCTCTGATCGGCATGCGCGCCGCGGTGTTCCCGCTCCTCCCTTGCCGCAGCTGCCCTTCCTGCGAAATTGGCGACTATGCCACCTGTTCGAATTATGACTACATGGGATCCCGCTCGGACGGGGCTTTCGCGGAATATATCGCTTGTCCGCTGTGGAACATCGTTCCCGCGCCGGCTGCGTTAAGCTACGAAGAGATTGCCATGGCGGAACCTGCGGCGGTCGCCATCCATGCGCTCCGACAGGCGAAGATCGACATCGGCGACGCCGTCTTCATCAGCGGCGCAGGTCCGATCGGCATCATGCTCGGACTGTGGGCGAAGGCGTGGGGCGCAAGCCGCGTTCTTCTTGCGGATATCGACCCTGAGAAGCTGGCATTCGCCCGCGAACAGGGCTTCGAGCACACGGTGAACGCGTTTGAGCAGGATGTGCAAGCATGGGTGCGCTCCGTGACGAATGACCGCGGGGCAGACGTCTGTGTCGAAGGAGCCGGTTCTTCGCCGTCATGGGAGAATTGCCTCAAGGCGGCGCGTTCCGGCGGCCGTGTCGTGCTGATGGGCAATCCGGCCGGCGAGATGAAGCTTTCCCAGAACGGATATTGGGAAATATTGCGCAAGCAGCTTACCGTGAGCGGCACCTGGAATTCGTCGTATGCGAGCATGCCCAAGAACGAATGGAAGCTGGCGCTGGACTTCATGGTTGCAGGTCGGCTCAACCTGAAAGGACTAATCACACACCGGACTGATCTGGACGGTTTGCGCGAAGCGATGGAGATGATGCGCGACCGGACGGCATTTTATAACAAAGTCATGTATACGAACTTATCCTAA
- a CDS encoding fibronectin type III domain-containing protein, giving the protein MSCIFRKMVSVSLVFVLLLHMMVVPVMAETAETPALTEDSGELLAYDPFLYNNNASLQLADGGRGFGGSWTIQDSDTQLPGYQTETSEPPVYSNLTTAGGYATGGSSFKTAYRSMNVSNTGPFAEYVTSGGKIGKPGTTLWFSGMLRKNHYNRDHLSFGYEWNSMRLQAGYFGAEPTVTGTTYWSFQLDGVTYPSTVPIVTNEASFLALKVEYGTPNKVSLYVNPALNGGEPSVPSAQAETAADLSFSNVTFYAGNSPGKGLFDELRIGTSFGAVAPTAKDTSPPSAPVGVAAGTLLSTYLQLNWQASSDDDAVAKYQIYNDGAYLADTVTTGYDAAGLQPDTRYQFQVRAVDYAGNVSESSEVLDVTTPPETVDPVPGKLLAWEPFGAATGKLNGSGGGRGWKADWEVQDGNNSVPGYEVRDASPLTYPGLYQEGGYSAGGKSYLTAYRGLDLSPSGPFAELLENGKAGKHGKTLWFSALLRKDQNNNDELSYGNEYWQQGVQAGYFGSASNADGKRYWSLKIDNNVYRSNIPVIVGKPTLVLMRIDYNPTTLISMYVDPADFVSPPAQPDAIATSSADLTFLNMVYYGGSGPNQSSFDEIRIATKYSAALPTVLDTEAPQSPEGLTLQRATDTTLTLGWNAATDNVGVTDYQILVNGALKGTTSQTEFTVRGLTFKTNYSIILRALDGEGNASGESTPLQAATVEPADFTRYNFENGDMHGFKVFDGTAATVSLDSAFAYKGEGSVKVQFAGSASTGVVGVGIDRPDPRIHKNQTITFRVYIPADSKISALQPMIFGAGWTFNGGWADGANLKKGEWNTYSVDFTQGDSPSERLGFNIFANDPVTLWIDSITYSGYGEPDTTPPTVPAGLAVNAHTDTMVSLLWQAAKDYETTVTYDVFANDNMVGSTKGTAYSVLNLEPSKTYTFTVKAKDEAGNVSASSLPVSVVTDPPYTRLQGTPFGTEGIDANRDVTKAFDGDTSTSYAAMTGSGGYVGMDMGENQYKQITKIRFFVDGAKAADMKGGKFQGSALSADGGYDTLYTMRIQPAEGWNEVVIRNVKGYRYIRYMPAPGKDANVSELEMFGKDGDALPPSAPQGVTASNVKETRVTLSWNPSTDNYKVKGYRVYDGIRLAGFTEGTTWTIHNLDPNTPYSFTVRAEDEVGLISESSEIVPVTTAHASVTVQASFLNANDQVNIRGTVTSGNRKPVAVKVTDEYGRIVYVGQTVSGYTGQYVVSFTLPNATEGDYTVIVNSQGTMEGAVTTFVVDLTAPTGEVQLQQGAAFTGTTVVKAVLTGSDNGSGLAMMSVSWDGKQWSEEEPFVQEKSLNLPAGDGAHKLFVRITDKAGNVSTVFSDEIVLDMTKPVLTATSDKSVYDADHTVLLTCTSSDATSGIATAACTSSSKPAYTYNFGANTAAYNAVDRAGNRADTQVSFQVKITFDGLCRLVKQKVTNKKLADGICAIITIIKMKSANMSAATKNELRTKWFPQLIQEIDKNRTTLTPATADLLMKSVKGLQQLIAP; this is encoded by the coding sequence ATGAGCTGTATATTCAGAAAAATGGTATCTGTTTCTCTAGTCTTTGTTCTGCTGTTGCACATGATGGTGGTGCCCGTTATGGCCGAAACGGCGGAAACGCCCGCCCTAACAGAGGATTCGGGGGAATTGCTGGCCTATGATCCGTTTCTTTATAATAACAACGCCTCTTTACAACTTGCTGACGGGGGACGCGGCTTTGGTGGCAGCTGGACGATTCAGGACAGCGACACGCAGTTACCGGGATACCAGACGGAGACGTCGGAGCCTCCCGTCTATTCCAACCTGACCACCGCAGGAGGTTACGCTACCGGAGGATCTTCTTTCAAAACCGCTTACCGGAGCATGAATGTGAGCAATACTGGACCGTTCGCAGAGTACGTTACCAGCGGCGGAAAGATTGGCAAGCCCGGAACTACGTTATGGTTCAGCGGCATGCTGCGCAAGAATCACTATAACAGAGATCACCTTTCCTTCGGTTATGAATGGAACTCCATGCGGCTTCAGGCCGGATATTTCGGTGCGGAGCCGACCGTTACCGGAACGACCTATTGGTCATTCCAGTTAGACGGTGTCACGTATCCAAGCACGGTGCCGATCGTAACGAATGAAGCTTCGTTCCTTGCGCTGAAGGTGGAGTACGGGACCCCAAATAAAGTTTCCTTATACGTGAATCCGGCGTTAAACGGCGGCGAGCCGTCTGTTCCTTCGGCCCAAGCGGAGACAGCTGCGGATTTGTCCTTCTCCAATGTGACATTCTATGCAGGAAACAGTCCGGGCAAGGGACTATTCGATGAGCTGCGAATCGGCACCTCTTTCGGTGCGGTTGCCCCGACGGCCAAGGATACGAGCCCGCCTTCAGCGCCTGTCGGTGTCGCTGCGGGTACCTTGTTATCAACCTATCTTCAATTGAACTGGCAAGCCTCGTCGGATGATGACGCGGTGGCCAAATATCAGATTTATAACGATGGCGCATACCTTGCGGACACCGTCACTACCGGCTACGATGCAGCCGGCTTGCAGCCGGACACGCGCTATCAGTTCCAAGTGAGAGCTGTGGATTATGCGGGCAACGTATCCGAGTCCAGTGAGGTTCTGGATGTGACGACACCGCCGGAGACCGTTGATCCGGTTCCAGGCAAGCTGCTGGCGTGGGAACCGTTTGGTGCCGCGACCGGCAAGCTGAACGGAAGCGGCGGCGGTCGCGGCTGGAAAGCCGACTGGGAGGTGCAGGACGGGAACAACAGTGTTCCCGGGTACGAAGTGCGTGACGCATCGCCATTAACCTATCCTGGATTGTATCAGGAAGGCGGCTATAGTGCGGGTGGGAAATCCTATCTGACCGCTTATCGCGGACTGGATTTAAGTCCTTCAGGTCCTTTCGCAGAATTACTCGAGAACGGCAAAGCAGGCAAGCACGGAAAGACCCTCTGGTTCAGCGCCCTGCTGCGCAAAGACCAGAACAACAATGACGAGCTTAGCTACGGTAACGAATATTGGCAGCAAGGGGTGCAAGCCGGATATTTCGGTTCCGCATCGAACGCGGACGGCAAACGCTATTGGTCCTTAAAAATAGATAACAATGTATATCGAAGCAACATACCGGTTATCGTCGGAAAACCTACGCTGGTTCTGATGAGAATCGACTATAACCCGACGACCTTAATCAGTATGTATGTCGATCCTGCGGACTTCGTTTCTCCACCGGCGCAACCGGATGCCATTGCGACTTCCTCGGCAGATCTGACTTTCCTCAACATGGTCTACTATGGAGGAAGCGGTCCCAATCAGAGTTCGTTCGATGAAATTCGGATCGCTACGAAGTACAGTGCGGCCTTACCGACGGTATTAGATACCGAAGCTCCTCAAAGCCCGGAAGGTTTAACGTTGCAGCGCGCAACGGATACGACGCTTACCCTGGGCTGGAACGCAGCGACTGATAATGTTGGTGTCACGGATTATCAGATTCTGGTGAACGGCGCGCTGAAGGGGACAACGTCCCAAACGGAATTTACGGTGCGCGGGTTAACGTTCAAAACAAATTATTCGATTATCCTGCGTGCGTTGGACGGTGAAGGCAATGCGTCCGGTGAAAGTACTCCGCTGCAAGCCGCAACTGTGGAGCCTGCGGACTTCACCCGTTATAATTTTGAGAACGGGGATATGCACGGCTTTAAAGTGTTCGACGGGACCGCGGCAACGGTGTCCCTGGATTCCGCATTCGCCTACAAGGGAGAAGGGTCTGTGAAGGTACAATTCGCAGGAAGCGCTTCAACCGGCGTTGTTGGCGTAGGCATTGACCGGCCGGATCCAAGGATTCATAAGAACCAGACGATAACGTTCCGCGTGTACATTCCGGCAGATTCGAAGATTTCCGCGCTGCAGCCTATGATATTCGGCGCGGGATGGACGTTTAACGGAGGTTGGGCAGACGGCGCGAACTTGAAGAAGGGCGAATGGAACACGTACAGCGTAGATTTTACGCAAGGAGATTCGCCATCCGAGCGTCTCGGATTCAATATTTTTGCCAATGATCCTGTTACATTGTGGATTGACAGTATCACGTACTCGGGGTACGGCGAGCCGGATACAACGCCTCCGACCGTGCCTGCGGGACTTGCGGTTAATGCCCATACGGATACGATGGTTTCCTTGTTATGGCAAGCCGCTAAGGATTACGAAACAACGGTAACTTATGATGTGTTCGCGAATGACAACATGGTGGGCAGTACGAAAGGGACGGCATACAGCGTATTAAACCTCGAGCCGTCCAAAACTTACACATTCACGGTGAAAGCGAAAGATGAAGCAGGAAACGTGTCTGCATCCAGCTTACCGGTCAGCGTAGTTACGGATCCTCCCTACACTCGGCTGCAAGGAACGCCGTTTGGAACCGAGGGAATCGATGCAAACCGTGATGTGACGAAAGCGTTCGATGGCGATACGTCTACTTCTTATGCGGCAATGACGGGCAGCGGCGGATATGTCGGCATGGATATGGGTGAGAATCAATACAAGCAGATAACTAAAATTCGGTTCTTCGTTGACGGCGCCAAAGCTGCGGATATGAAAGGCGGTAAGTTCCAAGGATCTGCATTATCGGCTGATGGCGGTTATGATACGCTGTATACGATGCGCATACAACCGGCAGAAGGATGGAACGAAGTGGTCATTCGTAATGTGAAGGGATATCGATACATCCGATATATGCCTGCACCCGGCAAGGATGCGAATGTGTCCGAGTTGGAAATGTTCGGTAAAGACGGAGACGCACTTCCTCCAAGCGCGCCTCAGGGCGTCACGGCTTCCAATGTGAAGGAAACCCGTGTGACGCTTTCCTGGAATCCTTCCACGGATAACTACAAGGTGAAGGGCTACAGAGTCTATGATGGAATCCGACTGGCTGGATTTACAGAGGGTACAACCTGGACTATACACAATCTGGATCCGAACACACCGTACTCGTTTACAGTACGCGCAGAAGATGAGGTGGGACTTATCTCTGAGTCATCAGAAATTGTGCCGGTCACCACAGCGCATGCGTCAGTAACCGTTCAAGCTTCATTCCTTAACGCCAATGATCAAGTCAATATCAGAGGCACAGTTACGTCTGGAAACCGCAAACCGGTGGCGGTCAAGGTGACCGATGAATACGGCCGCATCGTATACGTAGGTCAGACGGTGAGTGGTTACACCGGCCAATACGTCGTCTCCTTCACACTTCCTAACGCAACGGAAGGGGATTACACCGTCATTGTGAATAGTCAGGGCACGATGGAAGGGGCGGTAACCACATTCGTGGTGGACCTTACTGCTCCGACAGGCGAGGTTCAGCTTCAACAAGGGGCCGCATTCACAGGAACGACAGTGGTTAAAGCTGTATTGACGGGTTCCGACAACGGAAGCGGGCTTGCCATGATGAGTGTCTCCTGGGACGGCAAGCAGTGGTCCGAGGAAGAGCCTTTTGTACAGGAAAAATCACTGAATTTACCTGCGGGGGACGGAGCACATAAGCTGTTTGTCAGAATTACGGATAAGGCCGGTAATGTGAGCACGGTGTTCTCGGACGAGATCGTATTAGATATGACGAAGCCGGTACTTACTGCAACATCCGATAAGTCCGTATACGACGCGGATCACACCGTCTTGCTGACATGCACCTCCAGTGACGCTACGTCCGGAATCGCAACAGCCGCATGCACATCATCCTCTAAACCGGCTTATACGTATAACTTCGGTGCTAACACCGCAGCCTACAACGCGGTAGACCGTGCCGGCAACCGAGCGGACACACAAGTAAGCTTCCAGGTGAAGATTACGTTTGACGGGTTGTGCAGACTGGTGAAGCAGAAAGTGACTAACAAGAAGCTTGCGGACGGGATCTGTGCCATCATTACAATCATCAAGATGAAGTCAGCCAACATGTCCGCGGCAACCAAGAACGAGCTGAGAACAAAGTGGTTTCCGCAGCTGATTCAAGAGATTGATAAGAACAGAACGACTTTGACACCTGCAACGGCAGATCTGTTAATGAAGTCTGTGAAAGGGCTGCAGCAATTGATTGCACCATGA
- a CDS encoding alpha-L-rhamnosidase-related protein, with translation MALNIHTPEETHRFRGKWIWDEGMPRQSITGGHELVYFRKSFQVPSEEEYSLVLRVSADSRYRLYVNGFSVAIGPCKGDRNTHYYETVDVSEYIKHGNNVIAAKVLHYATSEPFRPGAGMTSVWRADTGVFLLDGELRLADTGVVVASLHTDEQWLCSKDEALTFEQESWMTSIFLGGVERVDGRQLPHGWELEGYDASSWKPAVIISDTILGAGILPPWQLAPRPIPFLFERPSAFRAISRRVASGSVEADHESMFFTSKADQLSGQDAIAPLVLKPHSTYIVELDAGELTTGYLRAELAGGQASRVRMLSSECYESEPVEHGKRNKGLRDSLQDTFLAGDGDEYIAAGCGSAAQGAASEIYEPFWFRTFRYIRLEIQTDEQPMTLLRFSYRETGYPLEVKALFNSSDERLAPLWRISLNTLQRCMHETYEDCPFYEQLQYTFDTRLQILFTYQLSADDRLARRAIYDYHSSLLPSGILQSRYPSVEPQVIPGFALDWTSIVWDHYQYFGDLELVRRYRPTMEAVLGWFERRLDDAGLVGPNDPAYWNWVDWVEAWPDGIPPATHAGANTAYSMKYAVALDYVAELCEATGRGDAAAEYRQRSRDVRAALLSRAWSPEKRMFRDSPDVEAYSQHMQVYGVLAGLVSGEDARELLRRALSDKELPQMSYSNGFYVFRALALAGIYEEAYAAWEPWHRMVGLNMTSWAEDPFMQRSDCHAWGAVPLYDFTAEVLGVKPGLPGYAEILVSPKPGPLTWAKGTVATPHGEVYVSWRVDQDTFFIEATAPPRIPVKLMMPDGTAVYCIGGDKCTATCPSSVPQVLQS, from the coding sequence ATGGCTCTAAACATACACACACCGGAAGAGACACATCGGTTTCGCGGCAAATGGATTTGGGATGAGGGCATGCCTCGTCAATCCATAACCGGAGGTCATGAGTTGGTCTATTTCCGTAAATCGTTCCAGGTTCCTTCCGAAGAGGAATATAGCCTTGTACTGCGGGTTTCAGCGGATAGCCGGTATCGGCTTTATGTGAACGGATTCTCAGTAGCGATAGGCCCCTGCAAGGGGGATCGAAACACCCATTATTATGAAACGGTGGATGTATCCGAATATATAAAGCATGGCAACAATGTGATTGCGGCGAAGGTGCTGCACTATGCCACATCCGAACCCTTTCGTCCCGGTGCGGGGATGACCTCCGTATGGCGAGCGGATACCGGTGTGTTTCTGCTGGATGGAGAGTTGCGCTTGGCGGATACAGGTGTTGTGGTGGCATCCCTGCATACGGACGAACAATGGTTATGCTCCAAAGATGAAGCGCTTACCTTTGAGCAGGAATCGTGGATGACATCTATATTCCTCGGTGGTGTTGAACGTGTAGACGGTAGGCAATTGCCGCATGGATGGGAGCTTGAAGGGTATGACGCATCAAGCTGGAAGCCGGCTGTTATTATAAGCGACACCATATTGGGCGCGGGTATTCTTCCTCCTTGGCAATTGGCTCCTCGTCCGATTCCATTTCTGTTCGAACGGCCGTCCGCCTTCCGGGCAATTTCCCGCCGTGTTGCAAGCGGAAGTGTCGAGGCGGATCACGAATCCATGTTCTTTACTTCGAAAGCTGATCAACTGTCGGGACAGGATGCGATAGCGCCGCTCGTCCTTAAACCCCATTCAACTTACATCGTTGAACTGGATGCGGGCGAGCTGACAACGGGGTATCTGCGAGCAGAGCTTGCGGGAGGCCAAGCCAGCAGGGTGCGTATGTTGTCTTCGGAATGCTACGAGAGCGAACCCGTTGAGCACGGAAAGCGCAACAAAGGGTTGCGCGATTCGCTCCAAGACACATTTCTTGCCGGAGACGGGGATGAATATATCGCCGCGGGGTGCGGATCAGCGGCACAGGGGGCAGCATCGGAAATATATGAACCGTTCTGGTTCCGAACGTTTCGCTATATTCGATTGGAAATTCAGACGGACGAACAACCAATGACGCTGCTGCGTTTCTCCTATCGGGAAACAGGTTATCCGCTTGAGGTTAAGGCGTTGTTCAACTCGTCGGACGAGCGTTTGGCTCCGCTGTGGCGAATTTCGCTTAACACGCTGCAACGTTGTATGCATGAAACATATGAGGACTGTCCTTTCTACGAGCAGCTGCAATACACGTTTGATACAAGATTGCAGATCCTGTTTACGTATCAACTCAGCGCGGACGACCGCCTTGCTAGGCGCGCGATATACGATTATCACAGCTCATTGCTCCCTTCGGGCATTCTGCAAAGCCGTTATCCTTCGGTCGAGCCTCAGGTCATCCCGGGCTTCGCACTGGACTGGACTTCAATCGTCTGGGATCATTATCAATACTTCGGCGATCTTGAGCTTGTTCGGCGTTACCGGCCGACGATGGAGGCCGTACTGGGCTGGTTTGAGCGACGGCTGGACGATGCCGGGCTGGTAGGTCCTAACGACCCCGCGTATTGGAACTGGGTCGATTGGGTGGAGGCGTGGCCCGACGGGATTCCGCCGGCCACGCATGCAGGCGCGAACACCGCGTACAGCATGAAGTACGCGGTGGCGCTGGATTACGTCGCCGAGCTGTGCGAGGCGACGGGGCGCGGGGACGCGGCAGCCGAGTATAGGCAGCGGTCCCGCGATGTGCGCGCGGCGTTGCTATCGCGCGCGTGGTCGCCGGAGAAGCGGATGTTCCGCGATTCTCCGGACGTTGAGGCCTACAGCCAGCACATGCAGGTATACGGCGTGCTGGCGGGGCTTGTCTCTGGCGAAGATGCCAGAGAGTTACTGCGCCGCGCGCTGAGCGACAAGGAACTGCCGCAGATGTCGTACTCCAACGGCTTCTACGTATTCCGCGCGCTGGCGCTGGCAGGCATCTATGAGGAAGCTTACGCGGCATGGGAGCCTTGGCACCGAATGGTCGGCTTGAACATGACCTCGTGGGCGGAGGACCCGTTTATGCAGCGCAGTGATTGCCATGCGTGGGGAGCCGTGCCGCTCTATGATTTCACAGCCGAGGTGCTGGGTGTGAAGCCGGGCCTTCCGGGTTACGCGGAGATTCTTGTCTCACCGAAGCCAGGTCCGTTGACATGGGCGAAGGGAACTGTTGCGACGCCGCACGGTGAAGTATACGTTTCTTGGCGTGTGGATCAAGACACTTTCTTCATTGAAGCGACCGCTCCGCCGCGCATTCCTGTCAAGCTGATGATGCCGGACGGCACCGCAGTATACTGCATAGGCGGCGACAAGTGTACAGCGACTTGCCCAAGCTCGGTGCCGCAGGTACTGCAGTCTTGA
- a CDS encoding sugar phosphate isomerase/epimerase family protein, with translation MPANLKLGINLGFAINKYVEPHVWTKIVAEDMGLKYVQFVADLLNVFLPEEVVKEQVHLINENTAKYGLEITSTFTSAFTRVNHFMHPDAAMRKVWLDWFKKFAQISTEMGAKSTGSHFGILTFANYDDPKRREYIIEEGLKHWKELSWHCRDLGMEFLMFEPMSIPREMANTVADTKELLERLNDGAGLPFKICLDVGHAPHPNDRDPYRWVRELGKDSPIIHIQQTELNHSRHWPFTEEYNKVGIVLGEPLLEAIEASGAEEAELIFEIGHREAWGSEFKIIQDHVDSVNYWRQFVKA, from the coding sequence ATGCCCGCAAATTTAAAGCTTGGAATCAATCTGGGTTTTGCCATCAACAAATATGTGGAGCCGCATGTGTGGACGAAGATTGTCGCGGAAGACATGGGACTCAAGTATGTGCAGTTTGTTGCGGATTTGCTGAATGTGTTTTTGCCGGAAGAGGTTGTCAAGGAGCAGGTCCATCTTATAAATGAAAACACGGCTAAATACGGGCTCGAAATCACAAGCACCTTCACCAGCGCCTTCACTCGCGTTAACCACTTCATGCATCCGGATGCGGCGATGCGCAAAGTTTGGCTTGATTGGTTCAAGAAGTTCGCGCAGATATCCACGGAAATGGGAGCCAAATCAACCGGCAGCCACTTCGGCATTCTCACGTTCGCGAATTATGACGATCCGAAGCGCCGTGAATATATCATCGAGGAAGGCTTGAAGCACTGGAAAGAACTCAGCTGGCATTGCCGCGATCTCGGGATGGAATTTCTGATGTTCGAACCGATGTCGATTCCCCGCGAGATGGCCAATACCGTGGCAGATACGAAGGAGCTCTTGGAGCGGTTAAATGACGGGGCAGGTCTTCCGTTCAAAATCTGTCTCGATGTAGGCCACGCGCCGCATCCGAACGATCGGGATCCGTACCGCTGGGTTCGGGAGCTCGGCAAGGACTCGCCGATTATTCATATTCAGCAAACGGAGTTGAACCACAGCCGTCATTGGCCGTTCACCGAGGAGTATAACAAGGTAGGCATCGTCCTTGGGGAACCGCTTCTTGAGGCGATTGAAGCTTCCGGCGCGGAGGAGGCGGAGCTGATCTTCGAAATTGGGCACCGCGAGGCTTGGGGAAGCGAATTCAAGATTATTCAGGATCATGTGGATTCCGTGAACTACTGGAGACAATTCGTCAAAGCGTAA